One stretch of Punica granatum isolate Tunisia-2019 chromosome 5, ASM765513v2, whole genome shotgun sequence DNA includes these proteins:
- the LOC116209630 gene encoding probable phosphoribosylformylglycinamidine synthase, chloroplastic/mitochondrial yields the protein MAAACEVTPAEFLKGSSRQTLFLQKISNNRRSQLLWGTLQSQKQIMSGRRRFSMRCNAQANPNAVVSNYKSTADKQSGLSEKPAKEVIHFFRTPYIQENATAELLRSVQTRISNQIVGLKTEMCFNIGLDQDLSAEKLRVLRWILQETYEPENLGLESFLEKKKKQEGLSSLIVEVGARLSFTTAWSTNAVSICQACGLDEVTRMERSRRYLLYSQVPLTDHQIDEFAQMVHDRMTECVYPQRLTSFETSMVPEEVLFVPVMEKGRKALEEINEKMGLAFDEQDLQYYTRLFVEGIKRDPTTVELFDIAQSNSEHSRHWFFTGKMIIDGKPMSRTLMQIVKSTLQANPNNSVIGFKDNSSAIRGFLVKQLRPVQPGLTCPLSETYRDLDILFTAETHNFPCAVAPYPGAETGAGGRIRDTHATGRGSFVVAATAGYCVGNLNMEGAYAPWEDPSFTYPSNLASPLQILIDASNGASDYGNKFGEPLIQGYTRTFGMRLPSGERREWLKPIMFSGGIGQIDHIHILKGEPEIGMLVVKIGGPAYRIGMGGGAASSMVSGQNDADLDFNAVQRGDAEMAQKLYRVVRACIEMGEDNPIISIHDQGAGGNCNVVKEIIYPKGAEIDIRAIVVGDHTMSVLEIWGAEYQEQDAILIKPESHHLLESICGRERLSMAVIGTISGDGRVVLVDSTTIQKNSESGLPPPPPAVDLELEKVLGDMPQKSFEFNRVVDARDPLDIAPGITVLDALKRVLRLPSVCSKRFLTTKVDRCVTGLVAQQQTVGPLQITLADVAVIAQTYTDLTGGACAIGEQPIKGLLDPKAMARLAVGEALTNLVWAKVTSLSDVKASGNWMYAAKLDGEGAAMYDAAVTLAEAMIELGIAIDGGKDSLSMAAHAGDEVVKAPGNLVISVYVTCDDITKTVTPDLKLGNDGVLLHIDLAKGKRRLGGSALAQVFDQIGNDCPDLEDVPYLKRVFEAIQELITDKMISAGHDISDGGLLGCLLEMAFAGNCGINLDLGSHGNNSLFQTLFAEELGLIVEVSRQNLSVVLEKLSSAGVSAEMIGQATSEPVIDVKVDGVSHLKEETAALRDMWEEMSFKLEKLQRLASCVDQEQEGLKYRHEPSWKLSFTPSFTDDKYMLAASKPKVAVIREEGSNGDREMSAAFYAAGFEPWDIAMSDLLSGSVSLQDFRGIAFVGGFSYADVLDSAKGWSASIRFNEPLLNQFQEFYRRPDTFSLGVCNGCQLMALLGWVPGPQVGGVDGAGGDQAQPRFIHNESGRFECRFTSVTINGSPAIMLKGMEGSTLGVWAAHGEGRAYFPDDGVLDRVVHSGLAPLRYCDDDGSPTEAYPFNLNGSPLGIAALCSADGRHLAMMPHPERCFMMWQFPWYPKQWDLEMDKSSPSPWLKMFQNAREWCS from the exons ATGGCTGCAGCTTGTGAAGTCACGCCCGCTGAGTTCTTAAAg GGCAGTAGTCGTCAAACCTTGTTTCTGcagaaaatttcaaataaccGTAGAAGCCAACTGCTATGGGGCACGCTTCAGAGTCAAAAGCAAATAATGAGTGGCAGAAGGCGGTTTTCTATGAGATGCAATGCTCAGGCAAACCCCAACGCTGTTGTCTCCAACTACAAGAGTACGGCTGATAAGCAATCGGGATTAAGTGAAAAGCCTGCCAAGGAAGTCATACATTTCTTCCGTACACCATATATTCAAGAAAATGCAACAGCTGAGCTTCTCAGATCAGTTCAGACCAGAATCTCAAACCAGATTGTTGGATTGAAGACTGAGATGTGTTTCAATATAGGGCTCGACCAAGACCTTTCAGCTGAGAAGCTCAGAGTGCTCAGGTGGATCCTCCAAGAAACGTACGAGCCCGAGAATCTGGGATTGGAGAGCTTCctcgagaagaagaagaagcaggagGGTCTGAGCTCATTGATTGTCGAGGTTGGAGCCAGGTTGTCATTCACAACTGCTTGGTCAACTAATGCAGTCTCGATCTGTCAGGCTTGCGGTTTGGATGAGGTGACCCGAATGGAAAGGTCAAGGAGGTACTTGTTGTACAGCCAGGTCCCACTGACTGATCATCAGATTGATGAATTTGCTCAGATGGTCCATGACCGTATGACTGAGTGCGTATACCCTCAGAGGTTGACTTCCTTTGAGACTAGCATGGTTCCGGAGGAAGTTCTATTTGTTCCTGTAATGGAGAAGGGTCGGAAGGCATTGGAGGAGATTAATGAGAAGATGGGCTTAGCCTTTGACGAGCAGGATTTGCAGTATTACACGAGGTTGTTCGTGGAGGGGATCAAACGAGACCCAACGACTGTAGAGCTGTTTGATATTGCACAGTCTAATAGTGAGCACAGCAGGCACTGGTTCTTCACAGGGAAGATGATCATTGATGGGAAGCCCATGAGCAGGACCCTCATGCAGATAGTGAAGAGCACTTTGCAGGCGAATCCTAATAATTCTGTCATCGGTTTCAAGGACAACTCCAGTGCTATCAGGGGGTTCCTCGTGAAACAGCTCCGTCCAGTTCAGCCTGGGTTGACATGCCCATTGAGTGAAACATATCGGGATCTTGATATCTTGTTTACTGCTGAGACTCATAATTTCCCATGTGCGGTTGCGCCATACCCTGGTGCAGAGACAGGTGCCGGGGGTCGTATCAGAGACACCCATGCGACGGGCAGGGGCTCTTTCGTAGTTGCAGCCACAGCTGGATATTGTGTTGGTAACTTGAACATGGAAGGGGCCTATGCTCCATGGGAGGACCCGTCATTCACCTACCCCTCGAATCTTGCCTCACCACTTCAGATCCTAATTGATGCTAGCAATGGTGCTTCGGATTATGGGAACAAGTTTGGGGAACCTTTGATCCAGGGCTATACTCGTACTTTCGGCATGAGGCTCCCTAGTGGGGAGAGACGAGAGTGGCTCAAGCCAATCATGTTCAGTGGGGGAATCGGGCAAATTGACCACATCCATATCTTGAAAGGAGAGCCAGAGATTGGGATGCTGGTGGTGAAGATTGGCGGGCCTGCATACCGTATTGGCATGGGAGGAGGGGCTGCATCAAGCATGGTTAGTGGGCAGAATGACGCTGATCTCGATTTTAATGCAGTTCAACGAGGAGACGCAGAGATGGCCCAAAAACTATACCGCGTGGTTCGTGCTTGCATTGAGATGGGGGAAGATAATCCAATCATCAGCATTCATGATCAGGGAGCAGGAGGGAACTGTAATGTTGTCAAGGAAATAATTTATCCCAAGGGTGCTGAGATTGATATCAGGGCTATTGTTGTTGGGGACCACACAATGTCAGTCTTGGAAATATGGGGTGCTGAGTACCAAGAGCAGGATGCTATCTTAATCAAGCCTGAGAGCCATCACCTGTTGGAGTCAATCTGTGGAAGGGAGAGGCTTTCAATGGCTGTAATTGGGACTATAAGTGGAGATGGGCGGGTGGTGTTGGTTGATAGCACAACTATTCAGAAGAACAGTGAAAGTGGGCTGCCTCCCCCTCCTCCTGCTGTGGACCTGGAGCTCGAGAAGGTCCTTGGGGACATGCCTCAGAAGAGCTTTGAGTTCAACCGGGTGGTCGATGCTCGGGACCCACTTGACATTGCTCCCGGGATCACTGTGCTGGATGCTCTGAAGAGGGTGCTGAGGCTCCCGTCTGTCTGCTCCAAGCGGTTCTTGACCACGAAAGTGGACCGCTGTGTCACAGGCCTTGTGGCCCAGCAGCAGACTGTGGGTCCCCTGCAGATCACACTTGCTGATGTGGCAGTAATTGCTCAGACTTACACTGACCTCACAGGGGGAGCATGCGCAATTGGAGAGCAACCCATTAAAGGGCTCCTGGATCCGAAGGCAATGGCAAGGCTGGCAGTAGGAGAGGCCCTGACGAACCTCGTTTGGGCGAAGGTCACTTCCCTCTCCGATGTTAAGGCAAGTGGAAATTGGATGTATGCCGCCAAACTTGATGGGGAGGGGGCAGCTATGTATGATGCTGCCGTCACTCTAGCAGAAGCAATGATCGAGCTTGGGATTGCTATTGATGGTGGGAAGGATAGTTTGTCAATGGCAGCCCATGCTGGAGATGAGGTGGTTAAAGCCCCGGGGAATCTCGTGATCAGCGTCTATGTGACCTGTGATGATATCACGAAGACTGTTACACCTGATCTGAAGCTCGGTAACGATGGGGTCCTGCTGCACATTGATCTGGCGAAGGGGAAGCGGCGATTGGGTGGGTCTGCTCTGGCTCAGGTGTTTGATCAGATTGGAAATGATTGTCCCGATCTTGAGGATGTACCTTACCTGAAGAGAGTGTTCGAAGCTATTCAGGAACTCATCACGGACAAGATGATATCTGCTGGGCATGACATCAGTGATGGAGGCCTTTTGGGGTGCCTTCTCGAGATGGCTTTTGCTGGAAATTGTGGGATCAACCTGGATTTGGGCTCTCATGGTAATAATTCCCTCTTCCAGACACTCTTTGCGGAGGAACTCGGTCTAATTGTGGAGGTTAGCAGGCAAAACTTAAGTGTTGTACTGGAGAAACTTAGTTCTGCTGGTGTTTCGGCTGAGATGATAGGCCAAGCGACCTCTGAGCCTGTGATTGATGTGAAGGTTGATGGGGTGTCTCATTTGAAAGAAGAGACTGCTGCACTGAGAGATATGTGGGAGGAGATGAGCTTTAAACTCGAGAAGCTTCAAAGGTTGGCTTCGTGCGTGGACCAGGAGCAGGAAGGCTTGAAGTATAGGCATGAACCCAGTTGGAAGTTGTCCTTTACACCCTCTTTCACTGATGATAAGTACATGCTTGCAGCTTCAAAGCCCAAAGTTGCTGTAATTCGAGAAGAAGGCAGTAATGGAGATCGGGAAATGTCTGCTGCATTCTATGCCGCTGGGTTTGAGCCTTGGGATATTGCTATGTCAGATCTTCTAAGCGGGTCAGTTTCCTTGCAAGATTTTCGAGGGATCGCTTTTGTTGGGGGGTTCAGTTATGCTGACGTGCTCGACTCTGCAAAAGGGTGGTCTGCCTCAATTCGGTTCAATGAACCACTCCTGAACCAGTTCCAAGAGTTTTATAGGCGGCCTGACACTTTCAGCCTCGGGGTTTGCAATGGTTGCCAACTCATGGCGCTGCTTGGATGGGTGCCGGGGCCTCAGGTTGGGGGCGTGGACGGTGCTGGTGGGGACCAGGCACAACCACGGTTCATACACAATGAGTCGGGCCGGTTCGAGTGCCGCTTCACAAGTGTGACGATAAATGGTTCACCCGCTATTATGTTAAAGGGAATGGAAGGGAGTACCCTTGGGGTGTGGGCTGCCCATGGAGAAGGAAGGGCCTACTTCCCTGATGATGGTGTCCTCGACCGTGTGGTCCACTCAGGGTTGGCCCCATTGAGATACTGCGATGATGATGGGAGCCCTACCGAGGCCTATCCTTTTAATCTGAATGGGTCTCCCTTGGGAATTGCGGCATTATGTTCAGCTGATGGTAGGCACCTCGCCATGATGCCCCACCCAGAGAGGTGCTTCATGATGTGGCAGTTCCCCTGGTACCCGAAGCAGTGGGACCTGGAGATGGACAAGAGCAGTCCAAGCCCGTGGCTCAAGATGTTCCAGAATGCCAGAGAGTGGTGCTCTTGA
- the LOC116207643 gene encoding uncharacterized protein LOC116207643, translated as MGNEMGNNNTTGLREEENSILPEPPGKSSPGSSCEDDKIVENQLISMGKADDLHGEIKSQGNTDVSEKKSERREQPEAPPPEAVKLGVGETEEGGNETTLLTENSGNDGSLLGDDVRVETDHQFESEDLSTKDDPKLETPVDCKGDPKEPTITLERVNDICRESNLMENGNMQESGYSSNATADFAAEAILQSSKGAEEMDLESNEILHQEGNQMENVTVSLTLEFPNGKGGILEEIKESGYSSNVITGFAPEAILESSQSTEEMDQENNEVLHSEGNLMENATVSLASELPDGKEGISKEMKESGYLSNMIGDFALEGNLESPKRTKEMDLANNEVLHLQDNQAENVSVSRTSRFPDDGGISKEIKVTESESIGKLHEEEGDTDGQKGLIDEVKAALGSDESNHQPQCDEVLCLDCANNDGNTSTDIRLFHCVNHKQCQVEADIVAENGFRVDASSEASGAVILDSDCEEDESTERFILLAKQGAVEAPYLVGVEGKEIAEPFVPCPEAKQYDDEESQSSATSNSTDLKSEASVSDFEFEKPRIDLAECPGTSLGFIIETKALENGDGSQSTIIQLSGILNGEQEAEEAKERLSSVSDSGSMNGDIFPKMHKSPSFGLDVQPESDQTPLLFQDKAEISIPTPQEKAATVERSDSEMSKAPFLRSMSREENEEQEPGIAATPLKQDNHRGKEKVITRGKARRKLRSSLFGKCMCCGTVIN; from the exons ATGGGAAATGAGATGGGGAACAATAACACAACCGGTCTCAGAG AAGAAGAGAACAGCATACTGCCCGAGCCGCCAGGGAAATCCTCACCAGGCTCATCATGCGAGGACGACAAGATTGTAGAAAACCAATTGatatcaatgggcaaagccgaCGATCTCCATGGAGAGATTAAGTCACAGGGAAATACTGACGTTAGTGAGAAGAAATCAGAGAGAAGAG AGCAACCAGAAGCACCTCCGCCGGAAGCTGTAAAACTAGGAGTAGGAGAAACTGAGGAAGGTGGCAATGAAACCACTCTTCTGACTGAGAATTCTGGAAATGATGGAAGCTTGCTGGGTGATGATGTGCGGGTTGAAACCGACCATCAGTTTGAAAGTGAGGATCTGTCTACTAAAG ATGATCCGAAGCTCGAAACGCCTGTAGACTGTAAAGGTGATCCCAAGGAGCCCACGATTACACTGGAAAGAGTAAATGACATCTGCCGAGAATCAAACCTGATGGAAAATGGTAACATGCAAGAGTCTGGATACTCGAGTAATGCCACTGCAGATTTTGCTGCGGAAGCCATCCTACAATCCTCAAAGGGAGCCGAGGAAATGGATCTGGAGAGTAATGAAATTCTCCACCAAGAAGGTAATCAGATGGAAAATGTGACCGTGAGTCTAACTCTGGAATTTCCAAATGGTAAAGGAGGAATACTGGAAGAGATCAAAGAGTCCGGATACTCAAGCAATGTCATCACAGGTTTTGCTCCGGAAGCCATCCTAGAGTCCTCACAGAGCACCGAGGAAATGgatcaagaaaataatgaagttCTCCACTCTGAAGGTAATCTCATGGAAAATGCGACGGTGAGCCTTGCATCAGAACTTCCAGATGGTAAAGAAGGAATATCAAAAGAGATGAAAGAGTCTGGATACTTGAGCAACATGATTGGCGATTTTGCTCTGGAAGGTAACCTAGAGTCCCCAAAGAGAACCAAGGAAATGGATCTGGCAAATAATGAAGTTCTCCATCTACAGGATAATCAGGCGGAAAACGTATCGGTGAGTCGGACATCAAGATTTCCAGATGATGGAGGAATATCAAAGGAGATAAAAGTGACTGAATCGGAGAGCATCGGGAAATTGCATGAAGAGGAGGGTGATACTGATGGCCAGAAAGGGCTCATCGATGAAGTGAAGGCAGCCTTGGGAAGTGATGAATCAAATCATCAACCTCAGTGTGATGAGGTTCTTTGTCTTGATTGTGCCAATAATGATGGTAACACCTCAACAGATATTCGCCTGTTTCACTGTGTGAATCACAAACAATGTCAGGTCGAGGCAGACATTGTTGCTGAGAATGGTTTTCGAGTTGATGCCTCTAGTGAGGCTTCTGGGGCTGTGATTTTGGATAGTGACTGCGAGGAGGATGAATCAACAGAGAGATTTATTCTGCTGGCCAAGCAAGGAGCAGTAGAAGCTCCGTATCTCGTTGGTGTTGAAGGGAAAGAAATTGCCGAGCCATTCGTTCCATGTCCCGAAGCCAAGCaatatgatgatgaagaaagCCAAAGTTCTGCTACGTCCAACTCCACAGACCTGAAATCTGAAGCCTCTGTCTCAGACTTTGAGTTCGAGAAACCAAGGATAGATCTCGCAGAATGTCCTGGAACATCTCTTGGTTTCATAATAGAGACCAAGGCCTTGGAGAATGGTGATGGAAGTCAATCCACAATAATCCAACTCTCGGGGATTTTAAATGGTGAGCAAGAAGCAGAGGAAGCTAAGGAGAGGCTCAGCTCAGTTTCGGATTCAGGTAGTATGAACGGCGACATTTTTCCCAAGATGCACAAATCTCCGAGCTTTGGCCTTGATGTCCAACCGGAGTCGGATCAGACCCCACTGCTGTTTCAGGATAAGGCAGAGATTAGTATCCCCACACCGCAGGAGAAGGCTGCAACGGTGGAGAGGAGCGACTCCGAGATGTCAAAAGCTCCATTCCTCAGGTCCATGAGCcgagaagaaaatgaagagcAAGAGCCTGGCATTGCTGCCACGCCGCTGAAGCAAGACAATCATAGGGGTAAAGAGAAGGTAATCACGAGAGGAAAAGCAAGGAGAAAGCTCAGATCTTCGCTCTTCGGGAAGTGCATGTGTTGTGGCACCGTGATCAACTAA
- the LOC116206967 gene encoding calmodulin-like protein 11 — MARELTEEQIVEFREAFGLFDKDGDGCITMEELATVIKSLDQNPTEKELQDMISEVDADGNGTIEFAEFLTLMANKVKETDAEEELREAFKVFDKDQNGYISANELRHVMINLGEKLTDEEVEQMIREADLDGDGQVNYEEFVKMMITA; from the exons atGGCTCGTGAGCTGACAGAAGAACAGATCGTTGAGTTCAGAGAAGCCTTCGGTCTCTTCGACAAGGACGGAGATG GTTGCATTACCATGGAAGAATTGGCAACGGTGATAAAATCGTTGGATCAGAACCCGACCGAGAAGGAGTTGCAGGACATGATCAGCGAAGTCGATGCCGATGGTAACGGCACCATCGAGTTCGCTGAGTTCTTGACCTTGATGGCCAACAAAGTCAAG GAGACTGATGCAGAGGAAGAACTGAGAGAGGCTTTCAAAGTGTTTGACAAGGACCAGAACGGCTACATATCTGCAAATGAG CTAAGGCACGTCATGATCAACCTCGGGGAAAAGCTAACCGATGAAGAGGTGGAACAGATGATTAGAGAGGCCGATTTAGATGGCGATGGTCAGGTTAACTATGAAGAGTTCGTGAAGATGATGATAACAGCTTGA